In Candidatus Methylomirabilota bacterium, a genomic segment contains:
- the secF gene encoding protein translocase subunit SecF, whose product MLQIFVSPRYDFISKRRWAYLISLAVTLAGLLHIAYKGGLEYGIDFAGGTLAQIRFEQGTTVDRVRGALDRVRLGESVIQEFGDRQEYLIRVPAGSGGGLEEVSKRIESGLREAGLPKFEVRRLEFVGPQVGRDLQLQALYAVLAGMTGILIYTAIRFDFKGGVAAIIALVHDVLVALAALSLTNREMSLPVLAALLTIVGYSINDTIVVFDRIREHRGRGLRKGETLADVINTAINQTLSRTILTSLTVFLVVAVLYVFGGEVLRDFAFALLVGVVTGTYSSIFVAAPIIVDWEAWIRSRERRAKKAVAKAGAGR is encoded by the coding sequence ATGCTCCAGATCTTCGTCAGCCCTCGCTACGACTTCATCAGCAAGCGCCGCTGGGCCTACCTCATCTCGCTGGCGGTGACCCTGGCGGGACTCCTCCACATCGCCTACAAGGGTGGCCTCGAGTACGGGATCGACTTCGCCGGCGGCACGCTCGCCCAGATCCGCTTCGAGCAAGGGACGACCGTGGACCGGGTGCGCGGAGCGCTCGACCGTGTCCGGCTCGGCGAGAGCGTCATCCAGGAGTTCGGCGATCGGCAGGAGTACCTGATCCGCGTGCCAGCGGGCAGCGGCGGCGGCCTCGAGGAGGTCTCGAAGCGGATCGAGAGCGGCTTGCGGGAGGCCGGGCTGCCGAAGTTCGAGGTCCGCCGGCTCGAGTTCGTCGGCCCCCAGGTCGGGCGGGACCTCCAGCTCCAGGCGCTCTACGCCGTCCTGGCCGGCATGACAGGCATCCTGATCTACACGGCGATCCGCTTCGATTTCAAGGGCGGCGTGGCCGCCATCATCGCCCTGGTCCACGACGTTCTGGTCGCCCTGGCCGCCTTGTCGCTGACCAATCGCGAGATGTCCCTGCCCGTGCTGGCGGCGCTTCTCACCATCGTGGGCTACTCCATCAACGACACCATCGTCGTGTTCGACCGGATCCGCGAGCACCGGGGGCGCGGCCTCCGCAAGGGGGAGACCCTGGCCGACGTCATCAACACGGCGATCAACCAGACCCTGTCACGCACGATCCTGACCTCCCTCACCGTCTTCCTGGTGGTGGCGGTGCTCTACGTCTTCGGCGGCGAGGTGCTCCGGGATTTCGCCTTCGCGCTGCTCGTCGGGGTCGTGACCGGGACGTACTCCTCGATTTTCGTGGCCGCGCCGATCATCGTCGACTGGGAGGCCTGGATCCGG